One window of Candidatus Nitrospira kreftii genomic DNA carries:
- a CDS encoding hypothetical protein (conserved exported protein of unknown function) codes for MLGNKPGLCLLVASLGMLHGVAWAEWMAIDAQFQSHPLQTAYIDPGTIRREGNLVVLSAVIDWKTMQGGRTPTRFYSTKMTKQFDCVEKRVRTLAATDYDHHMGTGEVIGGGVPASEGHWVTIAPGTLNQGLWETACRKG; via the coding sequence ATGTTGGGAAACAAGCCAGGTCTTTGCCTATTGGTGGCATCGCTAGGCATGTTACATGGGGTCGCATGGGCTGAATGGATGGCCATCGACGCTCAATTTCAGTCGCACCCATTGCAAACGGCATACATCGATCCCGGTACCATCCGTAGAGAAGGCAATCTGGTCGTGCTCTCAGCTGTGATCGACTGGAAAACCATGCAGGGCGGACGAACCCCTACCCGTTTTTACTCCACTAAAATGACCAAACAATTTGATTGCGTAGAAAAGAGAGTTCGGACTCTAGCGGCCACGGACTACGACCATCATATGGGGACGGGTGAGGTGATCGGCGGTGGAGTTCCAGCTAGTGAAGGCCACTGGGTGACCATTGCGCCCGGTACGCTCAATCAAGGCTTATGGGAGACGGCCTGCAGGAAGGGATAG
- a CDS encoding hypothetical protein (conserved protein of unknown function), whose amino-acid sequence MGRYKLGLIIPHPEDQKWDSVWKLFRTPNLNLPTLAALIPEDEWDIEIQDEIVGPLNFERDYDLVFITVTTVVAIRAYEVARLFRERGAKVVLGGIHPSTLPDEASHHADAIVIGEGELTVPRLIEDFKKGQMQPQYRMPYMVPQWDEKPPRWDLLPQGYMFRDALTATRGCNYRCTFCSIHLALGGGQYGFRKKPPADVVKLVEQMNGPMVMFWDDDLLSDPAYTRELCHALKPLGKKWMSQMSATYVAHHPELLKTLKESGCSAMFMGIESINQESLKSVEKQNSAKLYEEMITRIHDQGIDIHAGFICGLDHEDVYDFERTAEWATKMGLAGALWRIMTPYPGTKQFADLKAAGRILTENWTAYTGEHVVYQPAKMTVEQLYWGHKWAKGQFYSFKSIGQRALQRASQNGFGELLNITGCGLGYRSMFHLAADAAPVNVYRDMDHLPPQAEPIAYRFPYPPKKRFSFVTDRLDQLRAKVQPRPRINKC is encoded by the coding sequence ATGGGACGCTATAAGCTAGGGCTCATCATTCCCCATCCCGAAGATCAGAAATGGGACTCGGTGTGGAAGCTGTTCCGGACGCCGAACCTGAACCTGCCGACCCTGGCCGCCCTCATCCCTGAGGACGAATGGGATATCGAGATCCAAGACGAAATTGTCGGGCCGCTGAACTTCGAACGCGACTACGATCTGGTCTTCATTACCGTCACCACCGTCGTGGCCATCCGCGCCTATGAAGTGGCGCGGCTCTTCCGCGAGCGTGGAGCCAAAGTGGTCCTGGGCGGGATCCATCCCTCGACGCTCCCAGACGAAGCGAGCCACCATGCCGATGCCATCGTCATCGGCGAAGGGGAGCTGACCGTCCCGCGGCTGATTGAAGACTTCAAAAAGGGCCAGATGCAGCCCCAGTACCGCATGCCGTACATGGTGCCGCAGTGGGATGAGAAGCCGCCCCGGTGGGACCTGTTACCCCAAGGCTACATGTTCCGCGACGCCCTCACCGCGACCCGCGGCTGTAATTACCGCTGTACGTTTTGCTCGATTCATCTGGCCTTAGGAGGCGGTCAGTACGGATTCCGCAAAAAACCCCCGGCCGATGTGGTCAAACTCGTGGAACAGATGAACGGGCCGATGGTGATGTTCTGGGACGACGACCTGCTCTCTGATCCGGCCTATACCCGGGAGCTGTGCCACGCCCTGAAGCCGCTTGGGAAGAAGTGGATGAGCCAGATGAGTGCGACGTATGTGGCCCATCATCCAGAATTGCTGAAGACATTGAAAGAGTCTGGCTGCTCAGCCATGTTTATGGGCATCGAGTCGATCAATCAAGAGTCGCTCAAGTCCGTCGAGAAGCAAAATTCGGCGAAGTTGTATGAGGAGATGATTACCCGTATCCATGACCAGGGCATCGACATCCATGCGGGCTTTATCTGCGGCTTGGACCATGAAGATGTGTATGATTTCGAGCGGACCGCGGAATGGGCGACGAAGATGGGGTTGGCCGGGGCGCTCTGGCGGATTATGACGCCCTACCCTGGCACCAAACAGTTTGCGGACCTCAAGGCTGCCGGACGGATTCTGACCGAGAACTGGACGGCCTATACCGGCGAACATGTGGTCTATCAACCGGCCAAGATGACGGTGGAGCAATTGTATTGGGGCCACAAGTGGGCCAAGGGGCAATTTTACTCGTTCAAGTCGATCGGGCAGCGGGCGCTTCAACGGGCCTCACAGAACGGATTCGGCGAACTGCTCAACATCACCGGCTGTGGCCTGGGCTATCGCTCCATGTTCCACTTGGCGGCCGATGCCGCACCGGTGAATGTCTACCGCGATATGGACCATTTGCCGCCCCAAGCGGAACCGATCGCCTATCGGTTTCCCTACCCACCGAAGAAGCGGTTCAGTTTCGTCACGGACCGGCTCGACCAGCTCCGCGCTAAAGTGCAGCCACGCCCACGCATCAATAAGTGCTAA
- a CDS encoding hypothetical protein (conserved protein of unknown function), with the protein MLAGRLVKLIEKNSEQLARELSEKVWNSPRCNDLHKVPPDELRARTREIYDNLSNWLMHMTEAEIEQRYTELGARRAAQGVAYSHFLWAITATKEHMCAFVQREGLSDSAIELHGELELMHLLNQFFDRSLYYTAVGYERERARIGTNLKRRREDNQKVYL; encoded by the coding sequence ATGCTGGCTGGCCGATTGGTGAAACTGATCGAGAAAAACTCCGAGCAACTTGCCCGAGAGCTCAGCGAAAAAGTGTGGAACTCTCCTCGTTGCAATGACCTCCACAAAGTCCCACCGGATGAACTTCGAGCCCGCACCCGCGAGATCTACGATAACCTGAGTAATTGGCTCATGCACATGACCGAGGCCGAGATTGAACAGCGCTACACGGAGCTGGGTGCACGTCGGGCTGCACAGGGCGTGGCCTACAGTCACTTTCTCTGGGCCATCACCGCTACGAAAGAACACATGTGCGCCTTTGTTCAACGGGAGGGTTTGTCTGACAGTGCCATCGAGCTCCATGGGGAGCTGGAATTGATGCACCTCCTGAACCAATTCTTCGATCGTAGCCTCTACTACACCGCTGTGGGCTACGAACGTGAGCGTGCTCGCATCGGGACGAATCTCAAGAGACGCAGGGAAGACAATCAGAAGGTCTACCTGTAA
- a CDS encoding Bifunctional purine biosynthesis protein PurH yields the protein MAGIKRALISVSDKTGVIEMAKGLEALGAEILSTGGTAKALRDAGVKVMDVAAYTGSPEILDGRVKTLHPKIHGGLLGRRSLTTHMEQMNQHGIGPIDVVVVNLYPFEATITKPDCRFEDAIENIDIGGPSMLRSAAKNHDDVLVVVDPADYSRVLDAVKGNTATVALRRELALKVFQHTARYDGLIAAYLEKQVRGGEVKFPKVLSLQFELAETLRYGENPHQQGAFYRERHSNEPSVSGGKILHGKAMSYNNFLDANSALELVKEYDETTVAIIKHNNPCGVALGDTPVEAYVKARETDPVSAFGGVIAFNRIVDIAAAKEITSTFVEVVIAPGFAEDALAELKRKKDLRLLDVGPLTKVKQEGVDLKKLVGGLIVQDRDLGVLTDLHALAVPTIRKPTDEEYAACAFAWKVCKHVKSNAIIYAKSGQTVGIGAGQMSRVDSVKLAAMKAQMPLKGCVMASDAFFPFRDGLDAAAEVGITTVIQPGGSIRDSEVVKAADEHGMAMILTGMRHFRH from the coding sequence ATGGCCGGCATCAAGCGGGCATTGATCAGTGTTTCGGACAAGACCGGAGTCATCGAGATGGCCAAAGGGCTGGAAGCGCTTGGCGCGGAAATCCTGTCTACCGGAGGAACAGCAAAAGCATTGCGCGATGCCGGCGTGAAAGTCATGGATGTTGCCGCCTATACCGGTTCGCCTGAGATTCTCGACGGACGAGTCAAAACGTTGCACCCAAAGATTCATGGAGGCTTACTCGGCCGGCGTTCGCTCACAACCCATATGGAGCAGATGAATCAACATGGGATTGGTCCTATCGATGTCGTCGTGGTGAATCTCTATCCATTCGAAGCCACGATCACGAAGCCTGATTGCCGCTTCGAGGATGCCATTGAAAATATCGACATCGGCGGACCGTCCATGTTGCGATCGGCTGCCAAGAATCACGATGATGTGCTGGTAGTTGTGGATCCAGCCGACTATTCGAGGGTCCTTGATGCGGTGAAAGGCAACACCGCGACGGTGGCGCTACGCCGTGAGCTGGCGTTGAAGGTGTTCCAACATACCGCGCGCTATGACGGATTGATTGCTGCTTATTTAGAAAAACAGGTGCGAGGGGGCGAAGTGAAGTTTCCGAAAGTGTTGTCCCTGCAATTTGAATTGGCTGAAACGCTTCGTTATGGAGAAAACCCTCACCAGCAGGGCGCCTTCTACCGTGAACGACACAGCAACGAGCCTTCAGTCTCAGGAGGCAAGATTCTTCATGGGAAGGCCATGTCCTACAATAATTTCCTCGATGCGAATTCTGCGTTGGAGTTGGTCAAGGAATACGACGAGACGACCGTTGCGATCATCAAACACAACAATCCCTGCGGTGTGGCGCTCGGCGACACGCCGGTGGAGGCATATGTCAAAGCACGAGAGACGGATCCCGTGTCAGCCTTCGGTGGTGTGATCGCCTTTAACCGGATCGTCGATATCGCCGCAGCCAAAGAAATCACCTCGACCTTCGTTGAGGTCGTCATTGCTCCCGGGTTTGCTGAGGATGCATTGGCCGAACTCAAGCGAAAGAAGGACCTCCGTCTCCTGGACGTGGGACCATTGACGAAGGTGAAACAGGAAGGCGTCGATCTGAAGAAATTGGTCGGCGGGTTGATCGTGCAAGATCGCGACCTCGGTGTCTTGACGGATCTTCACGCCCTTGCCGTGCCGACCATTCGGAAGCCGACCGATGAGGAATATGCCGCCTGTGCTTTTGCATGGAAAGTCTGCAAACACGTCAAGTCCAATGCCATCATCTATGCTAAATCAGGCCAGACGGTCGGGATTGGAGCAGGACAGATGAGCCGGGTGGATTCCGTCAAGTTGGCAGCGATGAAGGCCCAAATGCCGCTGAAGGGCTGTGTTATGGCCTCGGACGCGTTCTTTCCGTTCCGTGATGGTCTCGATGCCGCTGCGGAAGTTGGTATTACGACCGTCATTCAACCGGGTGGGTCGATTAGGGATTCCGAAGTGGTGAAGGCAGCAGATGAACATGGGATGGCGATGATTTTGACGGGTATGCGCCACTTCCGACATTAA
- a CDS encoding phosphoribosylglycinamide synthetase phosphoribosylamine-glycine ligase: protein MKILVVGSGGREHAIIWKLAQSPRKPTLYCAPGNAGIASLATCVPLAVDNICGLKDFALQEKIDLTVIGPEVPLALGIVDEFRKSKLRIFGPTKSAARVEASKIFSKDVMAHAKIRTAQAERFEKVADALAYVERHELPVVIKADGLAQGKGVIIATTHAQARQAIVDAMEKAVFGQAGKQILIEQFLDGEELTIMAFTDGRTVVPMPSAQDHKRVGDGDTGLNTGGMGAYCPAPLGTAELRDRVTHEVLQPMVAAMARLGSPFQGVLYAGLMVVKGTPYVLEFNARMGDPETQVVLPLLRTDLLDVLDAVVEHRLDQLVVEWHRDAAVCVVMASGGYPGSYRQGVTIHGLPSTIPASKTSMVFHAGTTQRENEIVTVGGRVLGILGRGPTLSDAQREAYLVVRTISFEGCHYRKDIAHRALKT from the coding sequence ATGAAGATTCTTGTTGTCGGGAGTGGTGGGCGTGAGCACGCGATCATCTGGAAGCTCGCCCAGAGTCCACGCAAGCCGACTCTCTATTGTGCTCCGGGCAACGCGGGGATTGCTTCGTTGGCAACCTGTGTGCCGCTGGCGGTGGACAATATTTGCGGGCTGAAAGACTTCGCGCTCCAAGAGAAGATTGACCTGACCGTGATTGGGCCTGAGGTGCCGCTCGCATTAGGCATCGTTGACGAATTCCGCAAGTCCAAGCTCAGGATTTTTGGGCCGACCAAGAGCGCGGCGCGTGTAGAAGCGAGCAAAATCTTTTCAAAAGATGTCATGGCGCATGCCAAGATCAGAACTGCTCAGGCTGAGAGGTTCGAGAAGGTCGCCGACGCTCTCGCCTATGTCGAGCGTCATGAGCTGCCGGTTGTGATCAAGGCAGACGGGTTAGCACAAGGAAAGGGGGTTATTATCGCGACTACTCATGCCCAAGCTCGGCAAGCAATCGTGGACGCGATGGAGAAGGCGGTTTTCGGCCAAGCTGGGAAGCAGATCTTGATCGAACAGTTTCTTGACGGTGAAGAACTGACGATCATGGCTTTCACGGATGGTCGGACGGTGGTGCCGATGCCGTCGGCTCAAGATCATAAGCGTGTTGGTGATGGTGATACGGGGTTGAATACAGGAGGTATGGGTGCCTATTGCCCTGCTCCACTGGGAACGGCCGAGCTTCGTGATCGGGTCACGCATGAAGTCTTGCAGCCGATGGTCGCTGCAATGGCGCGTCTTGGCTCTCCATTTCAGGGTGTCCTCTATGCGGGATTGATGGTCGTCAAGGGAACGCCATACGTGTTGGAGTTTAATGCTCGCATGGGCGATCCTGAAACTCAGGTTGTGTTACCGTTGCTCAGAACCGATCTGCTGGATGTCCTTGACGCTGTGGTTGAACATCGGCTGGATCAACTCGTGGTTGAATGGCATCGCGATGCTGCAGTGTGTGTCGTCATGGCGTCCGGAGGTTATCCCGGTTCCTACCGGCAAGGGGTGACGATTCACGGCCTCCCCTCAACCATCCCCGCATCGAAGACCTCCATGGTGTTCCACGCAGGGACGACTCAGCGAGAAAACGAGATCGTCACGGTGGGAGGCCGTGTGCTCGGCATTTTAGGTCGAGGACCAACTCTCTCGGACGCACAGCGCGAGGCCTATCTGGTCGTGAGAACGATCTCCTTTGAAGGCTGCCATTACCGGAAGGATATCGCGCACCGCGCGCTCAAGACATAA
- a CDS encoding hypothetical protein (conserved protein of unknown function), with the protein MMMSSHSIRGVYTVFWCGLILSLVGCDYWPPALQAQIEQMRSETQTLTMEKAQLQAQVSDLSKAKLEGQSQMDELSRMNREKTAMIMSLQKQLDMVRAKTLKSMSSKPARRKTPAKSKVNPASKVTLGKKATSKGASVR; encoded by the coding sequence ATGATGATGAGCAGTCATTCGATACGGGGCGTCTACACAGTTTTCTGGTGTGGTCTCATATTGAGCCTCGTTGGGTGTGACTATTGGCCGCCGGCCTTACAGGCTCAGATCGAACAAATGCGCTCAGAAACGCAAACTCTAACGATGGAAAAAGCTCAATTGCAAGCGCAAGTTTCAGACTTATCGAAGGCTAAGCTTGAAGGCCAGAGTCAGATGGATGAACTGAGTCGGATGAATCGCGAGAAGACCGCGATGATTATGAGTCTCCAGAAGCAGTTGGATATGGTCCGTGCAAAAACTTTGAAGTCGATGTCATCCAAACCGGCTAGGCGGAAAACACCAGCAAAATCGAAGGTGAATCCTGCCTCTAAAGTAACGCTCGGGAAAAAAGCTACGTCGAAAGGGGCCAGTGTGCGGTAG
- a CDS encoding hypothetical protein (conserved protein of unknown function), with the protein MPIYEYQCEGCAYRFEVKQSMKDDPLSICERCGKALQRLISSPGIMFKGSGWYVTDYSEKMKPPSSSGSEAAGTGTGEKKETAAPAATSTTPSTPAAAPATASTAAPSTTTTSSSS; encoded by the coding sequence GTGCCGATCTACGAATATCAATGTGAGGGGTGTGCGTACCGCTTTGAAGTGAAACAGAGCATGAAAGATGATCCCCTTTCCATCTGTGAACGATGTGGGAAAGCTCTGCAGCGACTGATTTCCTCGCCGGGAATTATGTTCAAGGGAAGTGGGTGGTATGTGACCGACTACTCCGAGAAGATGAAACCTCCATCAAGCTCAGGTAGTGAGGCCGCTGGAACCGGCACAGGCGAGAAAAAAGAAACAGCAGCTCCTGCTGCAACAAGCACAACCCCATCGACTCCGGCAGCGGCACCTGCGACAGCATCCACCGCTGCACCGAGCACGACAACGACCTCCTCCTCATCGTAA